Below is a genomic region from Zea mays cultivar B73 chromosome 9, Zm-B73-REFERENCE-NAM-5.0, whole genome shotgun sequence.
CGGTGCGGGCGTCGCCGTCGAGGACTGCCTCTGCCTGGCCTGGGGCGGAGCGAAAGGGAATGCCGCCGCCCGCCTGGAGATTGGCCGGCATGCACGAGACGAGACGAGACGACGCAGGCGCCAGGTGGCTGCCGCCTGCCGGCCGTTGGTAGCTGTCACGCATGAGTGGGGGATGGTGGACCACGCCGACCTAATCTGGTCACTGTCCCCTCCCTCACTTTTCCTCCCGTTGACCCTCGCCGGGACCGGCACGCCGCCCGTCCCTCGCCGTCGCCCGGTGCGGGGAGCGTGTCATCGCGGTGCTAGCTGTCCGACGCATGCGGTGCAGATTGCAACGCAAACCCCACCCTCCCGGCCGCGTGGCCGAGGGCTCCACCTTTATTACTGCTTTTTAtttactgctgctgctggggctggGCTGCTTTCGCCGCCCCGGTCAATCTTTAGTCGCTCCGGCTGGGTGCCTACCACCCGGACCATGACAACGTAAAAAGGTTTTTTGACCTGTGATTAGTGGGTGACACGCCACCTGATTCTGGATAAGCTGGAGCCCTTGCGATCCACTCAAACGCAACAAAGCATGCTGTCAACACTCCAGCCTCAACAAGGAGCCGTGAGAAAAACTTCATCAGTTCAAAACAAGTACTAGTGCTAGTACTGCAGTACTGCTATAGGAAAATAATTATGCCAGTGCAAAACTAAAACTAGTACTGGAAATACTACTTCCAGCACCATCaactacaacaagaagaagggcatttgCAAAAATAAAAAAAAGCTGCTTTTTTTTGTTGCGGTGGGTGCGTGCATTCAATGTGGAGGAAACTGATTTTAGGGACGGAGCAAAGGCCCTACCGCCCTACACACCACCACCACCCACACAAATTAGAGGATTGGTGCCTTGCTCCctcccccttcttgtcgttgctccACCCTCTCTTCTTTTATTATTGGgttctttttttctctctctccccttgGATTTGCGCTTGTGCTCGTCTGGCCGCATACTAGTATCCGCACCAGAGAGGAGACACCTCCGACTCCGACCTGCTCTTGCATATAGATTGGGCAGAGAGTGAGAGAGCGCGCGCGCGCTCAAGGGGTGCCAAAAGGAGATTTTTTTTTTAATCCAGCTTCTTAGCCTCACTGTCTTTGATCCCGGAGAGCAGCCGCCAGCCCAACTAATCCTTGCTGCTGGCGCGCCGGGGCTCCGATTGCGCTCCAGATCTGAGGCACCTGCTCGGTGGATTCCAGGAATCCGAGCACCAACTCGACAGGGGAGTTCTCAGGGTAAAGGTGAGCTCCCTTTTCCTTCTCCCCCTCCTCATCCGTCCACCGTTGCCAAGACTCTGTCCGTCCGCCGCTGGACTGGAGTAGTCGTGCTCGTGCTCGCGCTCGCGCCTGCGCCTGTCTTAAGCTCCGATTGCTAATCTTCGGATGTTTGCCTCTCGGTCTGTTTCTGCCGCCTACACTGGAGGACGACGCTTGATGCACACGGGACAACGAGTTGGCCGCAAGTTTTGTTTGCACACGCACACGACCCACCAGTTCAcgcgtttttttttttttgcttcttAACTCGCTTTGATTGCATCTGTTGTTTCGGAAGGAAGAGGCTGAGAGCGCGTTGGAGATTTGGACTATAAGAGCGAGCGAGCGAGCTGGGTGCCTTGCTGCCTTGAGGACGCCGTCAAGAAACCGCGTGGAGGGGAGGGCGATGAGATGAGGGATGCTGGCCGCGGTGATGGACTACTTCAGCACCTGCTGGGGCCCGCGGTCTCGTGCGGGGCACCGGGGCAAGGGCTCCGACGCCGCCGGCCGGCAGGACGGCCTCCTCTGGTACAAGGACGCCGGGCAGCTCGTCACCGGGGGGTTCTCCATGGCCGTGGTGCAGGCCAACCAGCTGCTTGAGGACCAGAGCCAGGTGGAGTCCGGATCGCTCTCCCTGGCTGACTACGGCCCGCAGGGCACCTTCGTCGGCGTCTATGATGGCCATGGCGGCCCGGAGACGTCCCGGTTCATCAATGACCACCTCTTCAACCATCTCAGGAGTAAGGACTCTCGATACGTCAAAGTTACTCTGATGATTCTTGCTGTTTAGTTTTAGAGGCACTGGTGATGAAGCAATGATGATCAAGTCCCAACTTCTTCTTTTTTGTGCTGCTTTGATTATGGGTCACATTTCTATAACTGTTAGCATGATGATGATGCTGACCTTGTCTCAAAAAGTGCATTTGTACTTATTGCCTTCAGAATACAAATGATAGTTGGTTTGGCAGATCGGATGATCGGATATTGGATGGCAGTTGGAATTGTAGTAAGGTTTTCCCAGAAAAAAGAAACACAATTTTATTTAATTATGTAGCTTGGTTCTGATACTGTCTTGTGTGTTACATTACTTAATTCTTTTTTTAAAGATATCTGCTTTTATCGAAAGCAATTAAAGGTTTTACAGAACCAAAGCTGGGGTAGCCAACAAAAGATAGCTATCCTATTACATCCCTCATCATCAAATTTCTCAAATATCGGATGCATTGCCTTCCATGGGAATGAACTCAAGCCATCTTTGCTCTTTGTTTTTTTTAAATTACTTATTCTTAGTTTTCTTAATCTGTCAGTGACTCAGTGTATTAAAACTATATTTTCTTTTCCAGGATTTGCAACTGAGCACAAGTCCATGTCAGCAGACGTGATCCGGAAAGCTTTCCAAGAAACTGAGGAGGGCTTTCTTTCTCTAGTCATCAAGGAATGGTCTTTCAAGCCTCAGATTGCATCAGTTGGCTCCTGTTGCCTTGTTGGTGTAATCTGTGCTGGGACTCTCTATGTTGCAAACCTGGGCGACTCGCGTGCAGTTCTTGGAAGGCTTGTGAAAGCAACTGGAGAGGTTCTGGCCACTCAGTTGTCAGCGGAGCACAATGCATGCTATGAAGAAGTTAGACAAGAGCTGCAGTCATCACATCCTGATGATCCACGTATTGTGGTTCTCAAACATAACGTTTGGCGAGTGAAGGGTCTCATCCAGGTACACAAAAATCTGTACTCTTGATCTGGTTGCTGATTTTCCACTTTATGGTGTACACTCATCTAGCCAAATAATCTTTGGGAGTTTTTTGAACTTTTGACGTCATCTGTTGCTCTCATCATAATCCCACTTTCCTCTTTGTGGGGTAAGAATAATGACTTTTATATGCATGCATTATTTCTCATAAGTTAGGTATCAGGTAAGTAATCATTTCCTAGAGCTTTATCTGCACGCTTTATAGTTATGTCATCATAGGGTCCATTATCAGTTGTCAATAAGGCTTGTCATATGTTGCAAAATTTACGTGGATGGTAAGATGTAACTTGTGGTGCAATATACTACCCACTCACTAATACTATCTGCCCTCCCCCTTAACCCTCATTGTTCAGGCTTTCACTTTAGTGAAAGGTGAGTGCACCAACCATATACAGTAGAACGATGTATTTAGTGCTGCTATTGTTTATTTCTTTATTCACAAAACCATCAAGCTAGCTTGTGCTCCCAGTTTCTATTGTTTGTTCTTATTCATGTAGTCTTATCAAGATACTTCCGGTGATATTACTTATGAGGGGAGGTCATGTCTGCAG
It encodes:
- the LOC100191653 gene encoding probable protein phosphatase 2C 28 isoform X1, which produces MLAAVMDYFSTCWGPRSRAGHRGKGSDAAGRQDGLLWYKDAGQLVTGGFSMAVVQANQLLEDQSQVESGSLSLADYGPQGTFVGVYDGHGGPETSRFINDHLFNHLRRFATEHKSMSADVIRKAFQETEEGFLSLVIKEWSFKPQIASVGSCCLVGVICAGTLYVANLGDSRAVLGRLVKATGEVLATQLSAEHNACYEEVRQELQSSHPDDPRIVVLKHNVWRVKGLIQISRSIGDVYLKKPEYNREPLHSKFRLRETFQKPILSSEPQITEHRIQPNDQFVIFASDGLWEHLSNQEAVDLVQSSPRNGIARRLVKAAMQEAAKKREMRYSDLKKIDRGVRRHFHDDITVVVVFLDSDAMSKASWSKSPSVSLRGGGVTLPAKSLAPFSAPAQLNGTH